The Solanum dulcamara chromosome 2, daSolDulc1.2, whole genome shotgun sequence region tttgaaacaaaaaaaagaaagaaacttCAAGTCAGCACCAGAAGGAAAGATGAGGGCACGAAGCATGATGTGAATCTAGGTAGCCAATGACTCTTGCCTGATTTATGAAGATTAAAATGGTCTGTGATAGCGATAGAGAATGACTGAGCTTGCGGAGTGCTTGACTCATCAGTCTAGCCTGCATCGCCATATGAGCATCCCCCATTTCACCTTCAAGCTCACCTTTTGGGACAAGGGCAGCCACCTGCCATAGAAGTCAATTGTGCACAAAAGGTTGTTAGATAACTGAGACTATTAATAAAATTGACTCTGAAAGTAACAGAACAAGAAACTTGAACCAACAGTTTCAATCTTCCTTACACTGTCCACGACAACAACATCAACCGAACCACTCCTTATTATTGTATCTACCAGACTAAGAGCTTGCTCACCACAATCTGGTTGAGACAAAAGTAAATTTGAAGTATTTACTCCAATGGTCTCAGCCAATGCTGGATTAAGAGCATGCTCAGCATCAacaaaacaacaataacctaCAAAGAAACAAGAAGCAGCACCAGTAATTTCCATGTGTCAGTTGCAGTAAGCTAAAAATGTACTTTGTGTTTTGACAGGCATTTTTGAGCCTCTCCACAAAGCAAATAAAATGCAGCAGAACCCCTAGAACTCCAGACAGAATTTTAAAGGGAAAGAGACGACATCATATCTTAAGATAGGTTATTCTTATCTGGTGCTCTCTTGGCTATAGTGTGGTGTATTAATTTAGAGCATAAAACCAAAACTTCCCAACATAGATTTATCTTATTACACTAGGTGTAAGATAGAGTATTATTCCGGTCCTCTGTGGTGCTGCTGTAGGTCTCTTCCTTATACCATGTCGACTTATTCCCAGAGAATTTGATAAGTTCTGGTTCATTACCATAAATTTTCAGTTAGATCAGCTTCTCCTCTACTCCTTTCTTTTTTGGTAACAAAATCTTATCTTTTGCTTAAAACAACATAGAACCAAGTCACAAATGACAATCAGGGGAAATACGCCCAGAGATTCTGTTCTCGGGTCCTTTTTTCGATATATCCTGGCCCTGATAGATGTTGCCAATGGAAAAGAAAATGATTGAtagttttttctctcttttcttttttgggaaTGCATGTCGTAAAGTACAAACTAGACAAACCTCCTTGTTTCTGCGCCTCTGCAATTACATGCAAAGCAAGAGTTGTTTTCCCTGAAGCCTCTGGACCATATATCTCTATTACGCGTCCCTGCACAAAAGCAAGACATAAGTTATAATGAAGATAAGGATATAACCTGTCATCCTAACATTGATCAGCAGCTATGTGTTTGTCTTTGTATACATAGATTCACATATCTAGTAAAGTAGTCATCCAGCTGCCTAAAAGTGACAAAAGTTTCTGAATAATAACTTTGATGTAAATACTAATTTTACCACTTTTATTTGCATAACATCTGGGAGCCAAGCGATCATCACCACCATTTTTATTCACCATATTCGAAATGCCCAAAGAAAGAGGATATGGTTTTATTCTTTTACCTTCGGAAGTCCCCCTATCCCAAGGGCAATATCCAAAGAAAAAGAACCAGTAGACACTACAGGAACTTGTTTAGGGGACTCCGTGCGACCAAGCCACATGATGGATCCCTTTCCAAATGATGTAGTGATCTGATCTAGTGCATGTTTCAAAGCCAAGTCTTTCTTGGACAAATTCTCTTCACCTGAATCGCTGCTATCTGAGTTTGACTTTTTCTTACCTGAAATTGAATATATGACAAGGAGCAATGAGCATCCAAAGAGGAAAAAGTTTATGTTTATTTAGAACTAAGCCTTGCACAAAATGAAACCTTGTCACTTTTTGAACAGGGCAACGAcagaaaatattcaaaatatatcaGCAAATTATACATCTCTATGGAATTTGAATTCCATATATTGGTGGACAGACACTTAGCTAGCGTTTGGGCATATAATTTTTATCAGATTTTGAAAGATTTAAAAATTTGTTTGGCCATGAAATTTGATCAGATTTTCttatcttcaaatatttttaagttccCAAAAAACTGGCTCAGACCCATTTTTGGGACTTCAACTcacaaaacttttaaaaaaaaaaatcaagtaagATGCATGTTCAAACACAACTTCAAATTCCAAAAATCACAACTTCAAAAGCTCAAATTTTTAAGTTCCAAGTCTCAACTTCAGATTCCAAAATCAGAACTTCAAAagctcaaattttcaagtttcaacttcaaatctATGAAAAAACAGTAGCGTGGGAAATGGGAATAGAAGCATCAAAGCCCAACTAGAAGCTTTCAAGTCAGATACTTCAGTTCAAATAAAGTGTGATATCATCCCTCCCTGGAAGCTCACATCTATTTGCTCCACTAGTGATTCAAACCCACAACTTATGATTAAAGGTGAAGGATGCTTGCCATCCGAGCAACCCCTCTTGCCGTAATCTTAACATTTGATCTATTTCTCCTTGTACTCTCAACAtttctttcctctttttttttaccCTCCCTGAAAGCTCGCAACTTTTCGCTCCAAACCCATAACTTATCATTTTCATTGAAGGATGCTTAACATCCGAGCAACCCCTCTTGTCGTAATCTTAACATTTGATTTATTTCATCTTGTACTCTCAACAtttctttcctctttttttttcaccCCTCCTTAAAAGCTCACACCTTTTTGCTCCGAACCCACAACTTAGCATTTTCGGTGAACGTCACTTACCATCCGAGCAAACCAAGAATggattttaataatatatgaacAGGAAAAAAGTTGCAAAACCAAGTACAAGATAAGTAATTATGAAAAATCTATCAGTAATACATTAACACCAAGTCACAAATTTTTACATACCTctagaagaaaagtaacataaTTGATCTGATATCCCAAATAAGCTTTTTCTCAAATACtgcaaaaatcaagaaaaaaccCCAAGAATGTTTTtttatgaatgaaatcatgaaagtGAACAAAAATGAACTTACGTTTTTGTAGACAGAAGTAGCAACTTCACGGCGAAGAATAAGCCTCAGCAACATCGCCATTATTGAGAAATCAAGAAACAAGCAACTTCTCTTTGTTAGGGTTTTAGGGGTTTTAGAGGGAAAAATAGACACACTATCAATTATATATAGGGGACATAGAAATATGACATGGCACTctaatatttcatatttatttttaaaaaatccttgaaatattaaaaactttgtgattatttaattttaagtttgAGCATAGCAACAAAAGACATACTtgattttttagaaataattgATCGAATCGAACCATTGACAATCCTAACTGACAGTATGGTTGACATTCATTCTTCCATATTCAGTTAAATGTATTGgatttgagttttaaaaatgaaaagaattataTTGGGTGCGTCATCCATAGAAATGAATGTCTGAATTGATTAGACTCTAATAATTTGGTCATAAATATGTCTTGCAAAGGACGAATTTGAATTAGTAAGATTCGCGAACGCAAAATTAAATAGGCTTTGCAATTAATCGGATTATAATGCAATAAAAAAGTTAATgtttttagttagttaaggaatAAGTAGAAAAATTGATTGTTGTTATTTGCTCCTTTCGATTGTCTTAGGACTAGAACTTGTAGAGTTGATAATTTATGATGAATTTCAATCCAATGCATATAAAAAAGAGAAAGCAAAAAAGGAGGTGGACACTAATCGTGCGAGTggaataattttattaaatttagttAGTTCAAATTGTTGTACGTTTTACAAGACTTTGAACAATAAGAGGCAAAGATGTCAACATTGGATATTATAGAATTGGAAGAGATTGTTTAGGATAAGTGTTTATATAACAAATCCAAAAAAAAGTGTACTCAAGAAGAGAACTCCTGAAGAGAGTGATTTCACTCATAAAAATGAGGCTCCGACAAATAAAGTCTTTCTTAATATAAAACATTTAACTTTCAAAAGGAGATTTTACAACACATATTCAAATTAATAAATTCTAAATATCAATATAAGCaccgaataaaaaaaaatcaacctcATTTTGATTAACAAGTTTTTTATGTTCCTCAATCCTCAGTAGAAAGCAACATAAACATTAGTGCGTTCAAAAGCTACATTTTTTTAACTAGAGTTTAAGTTTTATATTGTGTCTATACCTAGATAATTTAAAGAATATCTATAAATAAgtatctttaaattttgaaatttaaaatcttgaaaaagaaagatatcTTATGAtttacaataataaaaataacatgataatataaaaataatttacatTGATATTGTActctttaaaataatatttttaacttaGAAATGGATACATAAGGTACTATATAATTATCAAATCACATTGCTCCAACCTTATTGAATTTTTGTATGTCATTTTGGACAAGTTGTGGGATGTGCCTTTACATGTAGATAGCATGAGTCATGTGGTTGGAAATATATGAAACTAAACATAATactatttttttgaaaagagtttaaatttaatatttttactatcaaatattcatattcaaaatttactATATTAGTTGGCGCACAAAACTTCTCTTCAAgagattttcaattttaatggCTCGAATACGAAATGTCTTGTTAGGAGCAAAAAACTTCAAATCATTGATCATATACATCTAGctgatattttcttattttcccaTGTCCAATTACTCCAAtctatttttcattttcaataatttagaattttataaaaaaacatttATATTAATAGATTTTTtgtatatacaatataatttttgatgAGGTGATGATCTACCGACTCATTATATATAGCTATGACCCTATCCCAATCAAAGGCGATACCATAATTAAAGATTAAATCCGAAATTGCTAGTCGAAGATCCTCCACCTCTCCTCAATAATTTTTGGTGGTCCCATCTAGATGGTGTGTggttttatatttctttttctttcctttattatttttatttttaaaactaaaaatgtCACCATCTCTATTTGGAAACAAGTGGTTCTATTTTAATGAAATGTCACCATCTCTACTACCAAATGAATCATAGATATTTTGTGTTCTCTCATTTTATTGATGGCTATAATATAAGATattgttatattatataaatactaATATGAAaactgtttttttaaaaaattaattgttataaaaaaaaatctgaccTCCTACGAACTAAAATGTCTTTATCAAAGATATAATCAAATAACTATTGCAATTTGTAAGGCTGGCAAAAGcctttttaaaatcattttactTTGTTTAGAAGTTTGactattttcatttatttttgaaatattttaattgaaaatatatgTTGTCATGATCAATAATCTCcacaaaattaataaataatgagTTGTGTTTCTGCCTAatattttgtttaaaaaaagagataacACCTCTAATTAGTAATGTTAACAAGAGTTATCATCTATATGatcaggaaaaaaaagaaataattcatTGTTCCTTAGGTAGGTTGAAAACATCGGTAGTCCTTAAATTTATAGTAAAAATTTATTCAGTGAGTTATGATTTGTTTTGATTAATTAAGCATTTAAACATGTTATTAGCCATTTTAGGCTAAGATTTTAGTGAAGATTTTGGTCGCGCGTTCTTAAGCGTTCATTACGTAAATAAATTAATCACTTATtatttatcatctttattaatTATACTCATTAGCCTTAATAAATCGTAAAATCTACTATATTTTTCAGTTAACCTGAATAGATATACAATTAAAGCGATAACAAATTTTATATGTAAGTCTCAGAAACATTTTACAAGTACCGCAGATATAAATCTTATGAAactaaaaccttcaaatatacacGAGTCTCCTGATGTTCTATTAGTGTCGCGGGCATAGATATTATAAAACTAAAACCTTTAAATATACATCAATCTGAAGACGTTTTATAAGAGTCCCCGACATAAATCTTATGAAATTAAATAACATTTTGTAAGTGTCGTAGATATAAACGTTATAAacctaaaaattttaaatataggTGAGTCCAAAGACATTTTAAATGTATCTCCAATAAAAACCTTATGAaactaaattttttaaatttacgTGAGTCTCAAAACGTTTCACAAGTGACACACCACAACACACCTCACCACAAATTAGATGCGTATAATACACAGTAACTGCAAAACAGAGTCTTATCGGCGCCATTTttgcagttttttttttttttgtttgttttatctCTCTCTGCTGTGTGTCACTCTGTTATTCGATTCCATTCCTAtttttcttctcctcctcttaattcaactaaTCCATTCAATTTCCCCCGTTTCTCTCTTATCCATATCAAAAAATTTCATCCATTTAATTTCTCTAAGACTGTACTAAGCATTCTACTTCAGCTCATTCCTATAGAGTTTTACATAGatggtcttttttttttcttgatttgggtttgatttttagtaatttggagTTGAATTTTTGTTTCTTGAAACTGATTTTGGTCCCTTTGCTTAAATTGAGCTGAATTGGATGTGGGGTTTTGATCTGACCAAAAGTTCAAGTTTTTTCTTGCAGATtggagttgattttttttttataggttCTGTAGTTTCTTGAAATTGATTGGTTCATGTGTTTAAATTGAGCTGAATTGGAAGTGGGGTTGTCGAAAAATTTGATATTTCTCTTGATTTGGGTTTGATCTGaccaaaaaatcattttttcccCAGTAGATTGGagttgaatttttggttgtttttGTAATTTATGGAAACTGATTTTGGTCTAGATGCTTAAATTGAGCTGAATTTGAAGTGGGTTTTTGAAACTTTTGACAAATTCTTGCATTTGGTCACTGATTTGACCTTCTTGTTCTGCAAACTCTGATAgtttttttatatagttttttttggagggttttgaaaattttgaaactttCTTGCAACTGGGTCACTGATTAACCCTTCTTGTAAGTGAAAGGTGATCAATACTGGAAGAGAGAGACAGAATAAAGAAGGTGTCTTTTGGGGATATTGCTATTAAAAAATTGGAAAGGGGGCAATAGTTTTGATAGATCTGCTCTTTATGTTTTAGTACTCCTTTATTAATGTTTGTAACATCTGTGGAGTTGCCTTTCTTGGATAGAAAGGGAAGCTTAAGTTAGTTTTTATGTAGAGAATTGTTTCAAGAACTAATTTTATATGCATGATTGTTCAAGGATAGCTGAAAAGTCCATAACTTTTTGGTGGATTAGATTAGATACTTACTGCTTTTGCAGTTAAAGTGGTGGATTGGATTTCCATTAGCAGTCTGTTTATTGGAATTTTCTTTCCTGTTTTGATTGTGTGGTAATGGTGAAGTTATTGGATTGAGGTGGAGGATTGGTTGGTAGAGTTTGAAGTCTCGAAGGAGGATATTAATACGGATCTAAAAGGGGAAATAGGGTGTTTGATTATTTTGTTGTTCTGGAGTGCTTATTGAATTTAGTTCGGGGCCTCGGGATGGGGTCCTGCTTGTCATCTGATAGCAGGAGTCCTCATCCCGGTTCTCCTGCATCTGCAATTAGGAAGAGGAAGAGCTCAAAGAAGAGGTCGGGATCGCGGAATTCTTCCTTTGACTATCATAAGGAAGAGCTTTTGCATAGGATTCCCGGGCGTATGTTCTTGAATGGTTCTAGTGAGGTGGCTTCACTTTTTAGTCAGCAGGGAAAGAAAGGGACTAATCAAGATGCTATGATTGTGTGGGAGGTTAGTCCTCGAATCTTTTAATGTTGTCTTTGTGAAATGGCGGTGATTAGCAATTGACTTGCAATATTCATGATCACCAGAATGCATATGATCATGGCTGCAGTGGAAGAAGCTCAAGGGGCTAAAAATTTGTGTGGTAGTTATCTTTTAGATCCAAGTTTTGGTGCCTAATGATTGTTTTTTGTGCTGCAGCCTATACATTTCTTGAATCTTGACACATCACCTGATTTTTTGAGTTATACTTCTTATTATGTTTTGTGAGTAA contains the following coding sequences:
- the LOC129881119 gene encoding DNA repair protein recA homolog 3, mitochondrial isoform X2 yields the protein MAMLLRLILRREVATSVYKNYLRKSLFGISDQLCYFSSRGKKKSNSDSSDSGEENLSKKDLALKHALDQITTSFGKGSIMWLGRTESPKQVPVVSTGSFSLDIALGIGGLPKGRVIEIYGPEASGKTTLALHVIAEAQKQGGYCCFVDAEHALNPALAETIGVNTSNLLLSQPDCGEQALSLVDTIIRSGSVDVVVVDSVAALVPKGELEGEMGDAHMAMQARLMSQALRKLSHSLSLSQTILIFINQVRSKLSTFGGFGGPSEVTCGGNALKFYASVRLNIKRIGFVKKGEETIGSQVVVKIVKNKHAPPFRTAEFELEFGKGISREAELIDLGVKHKFITKGGGGYYNINNQNFRGRDAVKHFLSENTSVREDLMMKLREKLIDQGDKEKGPDVDPVEEVVLNDTTDEDTLTAVEA
- the LOC129881119 gene encoding DNA repair protein recA homolog 3, mitochondrial isoform X1 — protein: MAMLLRLILRREVATSVYKNYLRKSLFGISDQLCYFSSRGKKKSNSDSSDSGEENLSKKDLALKHALDQITTSFGKGSIMWLGRTESPKQVPVVSTGSFSLDIALGIGGLPKGRVIEIYGPEASGKTTLALHVIAEAQKQGGYCCFVDAEHALNPALAETIGVNTSNLLLSQPDCGEQALSLVDTIIRSGSVDVVVVDSVRKIETVAALVPKGELEGEMGDAHMAMQARLMSQALRKLSHSLSLSQTILIFINQVRSKLSTFGGFGGPSEVTCGGNALKFYASVRLNIKRIGFVKKGEETIGSQVVVKIVKNKHAPPFRTAEFELEFGKGISREAELIDLGVKHKFITKGGGGYYNINNQNFRGRDAVKHFLSENTSVREDLMMKLREKLIDQGDKEKGPDVDPVEEVVLNDTTDEDTLTAVEA